In one window of Mytilus galloprovincialis chromosome 6, xbMytGall1.hap1.1, whole genome shotgun sequence DNA:
- the LOC143079042 gene encoding complement C1q tumor necrosis factor-related protein 4-like, translating to MLLWFCFVATLAGVSGQSVVAFSKGLVAHAHLTKGEIVTYNKDITNINAIFTSDGKFQVQIPGIYSFHFYSLSRSDAEIWLEFYKNEDYLVSIYAYTASDWADAGNTVILELQAGDTIYVKAADDYDNSLYGAAGEIYTTFTGELLFSEASGSVNPVAFSAGLTHNMSLPNGGPVLFDKVLTNAGNGYDASSGDFVAPADGTYMIHYNSLSELGREMFLDLYLNDQYINSAYGEADHTWADAGNSAILVLKQGDRLRIRSRAGENVVVYGGPDEIYCTFSGVMLSSQNTETSGPNANEIQAFSAVLTQNQNNGGSTTKVVWDKVYSNKGGNFNATTGIFTAKVAGVYVFNYHGLAQQDEEVWMELYHNYMYVNSLYGHAPHGWAGGSNSAALKLAVGDTVYIDMKSHNTKIYGRADEIYASFSGYLLAPMGGTSIVG from the exons ATGTTGCTGTGGTTTTGTTTTGTTGCTACTTTGGCCGGAG TTTCTGGTCAAAGTGTTGTGGCATTTTCAAAGGGATTAGTTGCCCATGCGCACTTGACGAAGGGTGAGATAGTCACCTACAATAAAGACATAACCAACATTAATGCCATTTTCACCAGTGACGGGAAGTTCCAAGTGCAAATACCAGGAATTTACTCCTTCCATTTCTATTCCCTTAGTAGGAGTGATGCAGAAATTTGGCTTGAATTTTACAAAAACGAAGACTATCTAGTGTCCATCTATGCCTACACAGCTAGCGATTGGGCTGATGCCGGTAACACAGTGATCTTAGAACTGCAGGCGGGAGATACAATTTACGTGAAAGCAGCAGACGACTACGACAACTCATTGTATGGCGCTGCCGGGGAAATTTATACTACTTTCACTGGAGAACTTTTGTTCTCTGAAGCTTCTG GTAGTGTCAATCCTGTTGCCTTTTCTGCTGGACTTACCCATAACATGTCTCTACCTAATGGTGGACCAGTACTGTTTGATAAAGTCTTAACCAATGCAGGAAATGGTTATGACGCGAGCTCCGGGGACTTTGTAGCTCCTGCTGATGGAACATACATGATTCATTATAACTCACTTTCAGAATTAGGTCGT GAAATGTTTTTGGATCTTTATCTCAATGACCAGTATATCAACTCTGCCTACGGAGAGGCAGATCATACATGGGCTGATGCAGGAAACAGTGCCATATTAGTTCTCAAACAAGGAGACAGGTTAAGAATCCGTAGCCGTGCAGGGGAAAATGTGGTAGTATATGGGGGTCCAGATGAGATTTACTGCACATTTTCGGGCGTGATGTTATCTTCACAGAATACAGAAACCTCAG GTCCAAATGCAAATGAAATTCAAGCTTTTTCTGCAGTACTGACCCAGAATCAGAATAATGGCGGATCAACAACAAAAGTTGTCTGGGACAAAGTTTACTCCAACAAAGGTGGCAATTTTAATGCTACAACAGGTATTTTCACCGCCAAAGTTGCTGGAGTGTATGTCTTTAATTACCATGGACTAGCTCAACAGGACGAAGAAGTCTGGATGGAACTCTATCAcaactacatgtatgttaattCCTTATATGGTCATGCTCCTCATGGCTGGGCAGGTGGAAGCAACAGTGCGGCATTGAAACTAGCAGTAGGAGACACTGTCTATATCGATATGAAATCACACAACACAAAAATTTATGGTAGAGCGGATGAAATATATGCTTCCTTTTCTGGATACCTGCTGGCTCCTATGGGAGGAACATCGATTGTCGGATAA
- the LOC143079043 gene encoding uncharacterized protein LOC143079043, whose protein sequence is MMFALCFAAIIAVVQSGESDVVAFTKGLVAHAHLTQGDIVTYNKDITNINAVFTSDGKFQVQVPGIYSFHFYSLSRSDSEIWLEFRKNEDYVASIYAYTASDWADAGNTIVMELQAGDTIFVKAVEDYDNSLYGAAGEIYTTFTGELMFSEASGVANPIAFSAGLTKNISLPSGTNVMYDKIITNAGNGFDITTGDFVVPQDGIYMIHYNSLSELGMEMWLELYLNDQYINSAYGQAPHTWADAGNSAILDMKSGDRLRVRGRKGENIVLYGQPDEIYCIFSGVMLTAKNAPAAGANAGQIQAFAAGLTKNQNNGVTTTKVTWDKVFTDHGDNFNQTNGVFTAKVSGVYVFNYHGMGQQDEEVWLELYHNYIYVNSLYGHATHGWAGGSNSAALYLAQGDTVYVDMKDHSTKMFGDADQIYCTFSGYLLAPMVKGSPVVGR, encoded by the exons ATGATGTTTGCTTTATGTTTTGCTGCTATCATAGCAGTAG TTCAGAGTGGTGAAAGCGATGTCGTGGCATTTACCAAAGGTTTAGTTGCCCATGCTCATCTAACACAAGGTGACATAGTAACCTATAACAAGGACATTACAAACATCAATGCCGTGTTTACAAGCGATGGGAAATTCCAAGTCCAGGTACCAGGCATTTATTCCTTCCATTTCTACTCTTTAAGTAGAAGCGATTCTGAGATTTGGTTGGAGTTTCGTAAGAATGAGGACTACGTTGCTTCTATTTATGCCTACACAGCTAGTGATTGGGCTGATGCTGGTAACACCATAGTAATGGAATTACAGGCTGGTGACACAATATTCGTCAAAGCTGTTGAGGATTACGACAACTCCTTATATGGGGCAGCTGGTGAAATCTACACTACTTTCACCGGAGAACTTATGTTTTCTGAAGCATCTG GTGTTGCAAACCCTATTGCATTTTCCGCCGGACTCACGAAAAACATCTCATTACCAAGTGGAACCAATGTCATGTatgataaaattataacaaatgctGGCAATGGTTTTGATATAACCACCGGAGATTTTGTGGTCCCACAAGATGGCATCTATATGATTCATTATAACTCTTTGTCAGAATTAGGAATG GAAATGTGGTTGGAACTATATCTTAATGATCAGTATATCAACTCCGCATATGGACAAGCTCCTCATACATGGGCAGATGCAGGAAACAGTGCCATATTGGACATGAAATCAGGGGATCGATTAAGGGTGAGAGGGAGAAAAGGAGAAAACATTGTCCTGTATGGACAGCCAGATGAGATATACTGCATCTTTTCTGGTGTCATGTTGACAGCAAAGAACGCGCCAGCAGcag GTGCAAATGCCGGGCAAATACAAGCGTTTGCTGCAGGtctaacaaaaaatcaaaacaatggcGTAACAACTACTAAAGTCACGTGGGATAAAGTATTCACAGACCATGGTGACAATTTCAATCAAACCAATGGTGTCTTTACCGCTAAAGTTTCTGGTGTGTATGTTTTCAACTACCATGGTATGGGACAACAAGATGAGGAGGTTTGgctggaactataccataattaTATCTACGTTAATTCCCTTTACGGACACGCAACTCATGGTTGGGCTGGTGGCAGTAATTCCGCTGCACTTTATTTGGCACAAGGGGATACTGTCTATGTGGATATGAAAGACCATTCAACGAAAATGTTTGGGGATGCTGAtcaaatttattgtacattttcTGGATATCTTCTAGCACCTATGGTTAAGGGAAGTCCAGTAGTTGgaagataa
- the LOC143079044 gene encoding uncharacterized protein LOC143079044, which yields MLFVICLAVCIATVDSANDAVAFTKGLASHSHLTKGEIIPFDRTITVINAVFTSDGKFQVQTPGIYSFHFHALSRNDEEIWMDLYKNKEYIVSVYAYTFNDWSDGGNTVILELQKGDLIFVKTVDDYNNWIYGAADEVYTTFSGELVVPETTAASSDKVAFCVSLTHNMTLNGDRVIYDKIFTNVGNGYDANTGVFTASVPGLYMIHYHALAELGETMWLDLYHNDKYINSAFGEAPSTYADHGNSAILDLHAGDKVSVNGKPGNTVIIYGDASDEQLYATFSAFLISPALHGAPASVGTNRQVPAFSVGLTRDVDSTQTGLATNNVIFDRVWTNQGGVFNMATGVFTAKIHGVYVFHYHALSDKNTEVLIDLYHKDQYIDSLYGHHTNGWAGGSNSATLELSVDDTVHLDMAVNTTTAMSGDPNDIYTTFSGYLLSPITN from the exons atgttgtttgttatttgtttagcTGTTTGTATTGCAACGG TTGATTCTGCTAATGATGCTGTTGCATTCACAAAAGGTCTTGCCTCACATTCACACTTGACAAAAGGCGAAATCATACCATTTGACAGAACTATTACAGTGATCAACGCCGTCTTCACCAGTGACGGAAAGTTTCAAGTACAAACTCCGGGTATTTATTCTTTCCATTTCCACGCCCTTAGCAGGAATGACGAGGAAATATGGATGGACCTctataaaaacaaagaatataTCGTATCAGTATATGCGTATACCTTTAATGACTGGTCAGATGGAGGTAACACAGTTATCCTAGAACTACAAAAGGGGGATCTTATTTTTGTGAAGACCGTTGATGATTACAATAACTGGATTTATGGTGCTGCTGATGAAGTTTATACAACATTCAGTGGCGAACTGGTGGTTCCTGAAACGACAG CTGCTTCGTCAGACAAAGTAGCGTTTTGCGTTTCTTTAACACACAATATGACGTTAAATGGTGACCGTGTTAtctatgataaaatatttaccaATGTCGGAAATGGCTATGATGCAAATACGGGAGTGTTTACAGCATCAGTACCAGGACTTTATATGATTCATTACCATGCGCTTGCGGAACTTGGAGAG ACAATGTGGTTGGACTTGTATCATAATGATAAGTACATAAATTCTGCTTTTGGAGAGGCACCCAGTACGTATGCAGATCATGGTAACAGTGCAATTTTAGATCTGCACGCTGGAGATAAAGTTTCAGTGAATGGAAAACCCGGAAATACAGTCATAATATATGGAGATGCATCGGATGAACAATTGTATGCGACCTTTTCGGCTTTTCTAATTTCGCCTGCTCTACATGGTGCACCTGCATCAG TGGGCACCAATAGACAAGTTCCGGCTTTCTCCGTTGGACTTACCCGAGATGTAGATAGCACCCAAACTGGATTAGCGACAAATAACGTGATATTTGACAGAGTATGGACAAACCAGGGCGGAGTTTTTAATATGGCAACAGGAGTATTTACAGCTAAAATTCATGGCGTCTACGTTTTTCATTACCATGCTCTCTCTGATAAAAATACGGAGGTACTAATAGACCTTTATCATAAAGATCAATACATTGACTCACTGTATGGTCATCATACTAATGGATGGGCAGGCGGCAGCAACTCGGCTACCCTCGAACTATCAGTCGACGACACTGTACATTTAGATATGGCTGTTAACACTACAACGGCAATGTCCGGAGATCCGAATGACATTTATACCACATTTTCGGGATACCTCTTGTCACCAATTACAAACTGA